In Anaerolineales bacterium, one DNA window encodes the following:
- a CDS encoding AbrB/MazE/SpoVT family DNA-binding domain-containing protein yields the protein MKTRVQRWGNSLAVRIPKAYAAEIGLSDESPVELKVNRGVLVVEPSASAPRLGDLLRGISEANLHKEVHTGPAVGNEAW from the coding sequence TGGGGGAATAGCCTTGCGGTGCGTATTCCCAAGGCCTATGCGGCCGAGATTGGCCTGAGCGACGAGTCCCCCGTTGAGTTGAAGGTCAACCGCGGAGTTCTTGTGGTCGAGCCAAGTGCCTCAGCTCCGCGCCTTGGTGACCTTCTCCGAGGGATTAGTGAGGCCAATCTGCACAAGGAAGTCCACACCGGGCCTGCAGTCGGCAACGAGGCTTGGTAG